The proteins below come from a single Necator americanus strain Aroian chromosome V, whole genome shotgun sequence genomic window:
- a CDS encoding hypothetical protein (NECATOR_CHRV.G17519.T1) — protein MSSTIVGAASLAAAVATLVALVGVAMIVRDIDDMRSEIEMSMKEVVADDTWERLMMTQFPAGSGQKVATFKTLFGRNKRQAQCQCGTQQQGCPAGPPGPPGQPGAQGLDGLTGDDGRPGARGISLAATQDIPGGCIKCPPGPPGQPGGPGSQGPPGQPGGKGPLGPPGNDGGAGTPGPIGDPGPAGLPGSPGQSGSPGKDAEGPEPGRPGGPGPPGPPGPPGSPGKNGSPGNDGANGNNGLPGRNGNPGGRGNDGQPGSPGSDGGPGPDAGYCPCPPRTADDPGRYVQGPMSQEYAKKKKRV, from the exons ATGAGCTCGACGATTGTCGGAGCTGCATCGCTTGCGGCAGCCGTGGCTACACTCGTCGCTCTTGTCGGTGTGGCGATGATCGTTCGAGATATCGATGACATGAGATCAGAGATCGAAATGAGTATGAAGGAA GTGGTAGCTGATGATACATGGGAGCGTCTGATGATGACGCAATTCCCTGCAGGCAGCGGACAGAAGGTGGCCACATTCAAAACACTTTTCGGAAGGAACAAAAGACAAGCCCAGTGCC AATGCGGCACACAACAACAAGGCTGTCCAGCAGGACCGCCTGGTCCGCCAGGACAACCTGGTGCACAAGGTCTTGACGGACTTACTGGAGATGACGGAAGACCCGGTGCTCGTGGCATTTCACTGGCGGCCACACAAGACATTCCAGGTGGTTGCATCAAGTGCCCACCCGGTCCTCCCGGACAACCCGGAGGTCCTGGTAGCCAAGGACCACCCGGACAGCCTGGTGGAAAAGGCCCGTTGGGACCTCCTGGAAATGATGGTGGCGCAGGAACGCCTGGTCCGATAGGAGATCCAGGACCAGCTGGGCTGCCAGGATCGCCTGGACAGTCTGGAAGTCCAGGAAAAGATGCTGAGGGACCAGAACCAGGACGTCCGGGCGGCCCTGGTCCACCTGGACCACCTGGGCCACCAGGTTCTCCAGGAAAGAATGGATCCCCAGGAAATGATGGAGCTAATGGAAAC AACGGACTGCCTGGCAGAAATGGCAATCCCGGTGGTCGTGGAAATGATGGCCAGCCAGGATCACCTGGGTCAGACGGCGGTCCCGGACCTGACGCTGGATACTGTCCTTGCCCACCGAGAACCGCTGATGATCCAGGAAGATATGTACAG GGTCCCATGTCACAGGAGTacgcgaagaagaaaaagagagtgtGA